The following proteins come from a genomic window of Heyndrickxia acidicola:
- a CDS encoding peptidylprolyl isomerase, translating into MTEVKYSQLTNEVLKNEKLVEMKTNMGNIKIKLFPEQAPKTVENFVKHSENGYYDGLIFHRIINGFMIQGGDPSGNGTGGQSIYGSPFEDEFSQELFNLRGALSMANAGPNSNGSQFFIVQSQQVDPGMKTQMEQAGYPQEVVDAYMEKGGTPWLDFRHTVFGQVIEGMDVVDTIANVRTGMQDKPLHDVVIEKVEVLK; encoded by the coding sequence ATGACTGAAGTGAAATATTCCCAATTAACCAATGAAGTACTTAAAAATGAAAAGCTGGTAGAAATGAAAACCAATATGGGAAATATTAAAATTAAGCTATTCCCGGAGCAGGCTCCAAAGACAGTGGAGAACTTTGTAAAACACAGTGAAAATGGATATTATGATGGACTCATTTTCCACCGTATTATTAACGGCTTTATGATTCAAGGCGGGGATCCATCAGGAAACGGAACAGGCGGCCAAAGTATTTATGGCTCTCCTTTTGAAGATGAATTCTCCCAGGAGCTATTTAACCTTCGCGGTGCACTATCAATGGCTAATGCAGGCCCTAATTCAAACGGAAGCCAATTTTTCATCGTTCAAAGCCAGCAAGTAGATCCAGGCATGAAAACACAAATGGAGCAAGCGGGATACCCTCAAGAAGTTGTGGATGCATATATGGAAAAAGGCGGCACTCCTTGGCTTGATTTCCGCCATACAGTATTCGGACAGGTAATTGAGGGAATGGACGTCGTAGATACGATCGCCAATGTAAGAACTGGTATGCAGGATAAGCCGCTTCATGATGTGGTAATTGAAAAAGTTGAAGTACTAAAATAA
- a CDS encoding Ger(x)C family spore germination protein, translating to MGKKLLLLCLMGSFLFISGCWSRKELIDLAFVIAVGIDKTDDGQYLASFQLVNPGNVAGSSLQGASQGLPVAVYQTKGRNMVEAARKGADTVSRRLYFAHTNLVVIGEKAARDGINGIMDNLERDKEFRATTAVVIAKNGTAENVLETLTPIDKIPANKIIKTTAFAEQSYGDVFENDVSNIIEDLVSSGIVPLISGFEILGDPKKGMGKENLETTKNAATLRAEGLAIMKGGKLRGWLTGKDARSASLILGKLKGTAYNLDWKGKKGVIAFETFSSKSMIKAKVQNGKPSVTVDAKMEGNIGEANTSIDLNDPFVIRKLNKIASDQVKKELVSSINRVKKEKSDVFGFGETIHREDAVYWNKVKKNWNEQYFPNLDVKVKVHVFIRRTELRNKPFHSDLNKS from the coding sequence ATGGGTAAAAAACTGCTTCTACTATGCCTAATGGGTAGTTTCCTTTTTATATCCGGATGCTGGAGCAGAAAAGAATTAATTGATCTTGCCTTTGTCATTGCTGTCGGTATCGATAAAACAGATGACGGACAATACTTGGCCAGCTTCCAGCTGGTTAATCCGGGAAATGTTGCAGGCTCTTCTCTTCAGGGGGCTTCACAGGGGCTTCCTGTCGCCGTCTATCAAACGAAAGGAAGGAACATGGTAGAGGCAGCAAGAAAAGGGGCTGACACTGTTTCCAGAAGGCTTTATTTTGCTCACACCAATCTTGTAGTCATTGGAGAGAAAGCAGCAAGAGATGGAATTAACGGCATCATGGATAATTTGGAAAGGGACAAGGAATTTCGTGCGACAACTGCTGTGGTAATTGCTAAAAATGGGACTGCAGAAAATGTGCTGGAAACTCTCACGCCAATTGATAAAATCCCAGCGAATAAAATTATCAAAACGACTGCATTTGCTGAACAATCCTATGGCGATGTGTTTGAAAATGATGTTTCAAACATTATAGAGGATTTGGTATCTAGTGGAATCGTTCCGTTAATCAGCGGGTTCGAAATACTTGGTGATCCAAAAAAAGGGATGGGCAAGGAAAACCTTGAAACCACAAAAAATGCAGCAACCCTACGTGCGGAAGGCCTTGCCATTATGAAAGGCGGGAAATTAAGAGGCTGGTTGACCGGAAAGGATGCCAGGAGCGCGAGCCTTATTTTAGGCAAGCTAAAAGGTACTGCCTACAATTTGGACTGGAAAGGCAAAAAAGGCGTAATCGCATTTGAAACCTTTAGCAGCAAATCAATGATTAAAGCAAAAGTTCAAAATGGAAAACCATCCGTTACGGTTGATGCAAAAATGGAAGGAAATATAGGAGAAGCAAATACTTCGATTGACCTTAATGATCCCTTTGTGATTCGAAAGCTAAATAAAATTGCTTCTGACCAAGTAAAAAAGGAATTAGTATCCTCCATCAATAGGGTGAAAAAAGAGAAGAGTGATGTGTTTGGTTTTGGAGAAACCATCCATCGGGAAGACGCTGTGTACTGGAATAAGGTGAAGAAAAACTGGAATGAGCAATATTTTCCTAATCTTGATGTAAAAGTAAAGGTGCATGTATTTATTCGCCGTACAGAGCTTCGGAATAAACCCTTTCATTCTGACTTAAATAAAAGCTAA
- a CDS encoding GerAB/ArcD/ProY family transporter, which translates to MGKAKISGYQLFVLIVLFEMGTSLVISLGIQAKQDAWLAILLGSLSGLVLFYIYYRLYLYYPDLILTDYLPKVYGNLLGRFFGLLYIVYFLYLSSRVLRDFGELLLAFAYPETPLFIIHALMVVAIIYGVKRGIEVLARTGEIFFLWLYLLAIAGFVLVIVSGLIDMNHLKPMLEFGIKPILKVVYTQTLYVPFGEMIVFTMILPYLNHPKKAKAICFSSIALSGINLALAMAVNVSVLGADVNQRSPFPLLSTIQEIKVASFLERLDVFFMLALIIGSFFKISLYFYASVEGVASVFKIPDRNRLVYPLGVLLLLFSMAIASDFTEHIKEGLSIVPIYFHLPMQVGLPVLTIIIAFFKNRKKAAKKDEQMMPHS; encoded by the coding sequence GTGGGAAAGGCAAAAATCAGCGGATACCAGCTTTTTGTGCTCATTGTTTTATTTGAAATGGGCACCTCTCTTGTCATTTCCCTGGGGATACAGGCCAAGCAGGACGCCTGGCTTGCTATACTTTTGGGATCCCTGTCAGGTCTTGTGCTGTTTTACATTTATTATCGTCTTTATCTGTACTATCCTGATTTGATTCTTACAGATTATCTGCCAAAAGTATATGGAAACCTTCTAGGCCGTTTTTTCGGGTTATTGTATATTGTGTATTTTTTATATTTATCCTCCAGAGTCCTCAGGGATTTTGGAGAATTACTTTTAGCCTTTGCTTATCCTGAAACTCCATTGTTTATCATTCATGCTCTAATGGTTGTAGCCATTATTTACGGAGTTAAAAGGGGGATTGAGGTACTGGCCAGAACAGGCGAAATATTCTTTTTGTGGTTGTACCTGCTTGCTATAGCGGGTTTCGTTCTGGTAATTGTTTCTGGCTTAATTGATATGAATCACTTGAAGCCGATGCTTGAATTTGGAATCAAGCCGATTTTGAAGGTTGTATATACTCAAACGCTTTATGTTCCATTTGGAGAAATGATTGTCTTTACAATGATTCTGCCCTACTTAAATCACCCCAAAAAAGCCAAAGCCATTTGCTTTTCAAGCATAGCTCTAAGTGGCATAAATTTGGCATTGGCTATGGCGGTGAATGTGTCTGTATTGGGCGCCGATGTCAATCAACGATCACCTTTTCCGCTTCTTTCCACGATTCAAGAAATAAAAGTAGCTTCATTTTTAGAGAGACTCGATGTCTTTTTTATGCTGGCACTCATAATTGGAAGTTTTTTTAAGATATCCTTGTACTTCTATGCAAGTGTTGAAGGAGTAGCCAGTGTTTTTAAAATTCCTGACCGGAACAGATTGGTGTATCCTCTCGGGGTATTATTGCTATTATTTTCAATGGCCATTGCCAGTGATTTCACTGAGCATATAAAAGAAGGTCTTTCCATTGTCCCTATTTATTTTCACCTTCCGATGCAGGTAGGTCTGCCGGTTTTAACCATTATCATTGCTTTTTTTAAAAACCGGAAAAAGGCTGCAAAGAAAGATGAGCAGATGATGCCCCATTCCTAA
- a CDS encoding kinase-associated lipoprotein B, whose amino-acid sequence MNIGQTVTFFYKTGKYIGEITQSFPDRYVVKTLAVLTHPKQGDLHNPKETDVPFFHERKALAYREQANIPIKMVKAYDKDIPDYNDSLKTAFTALKSELLSEETEFNQRSLECLSGIKKEYELMYVIIL is encoded by the coding sequence GTGAATATCGGACAAACTGTTACGTTTTTTTATAAAACAGGGAAATACATAGGCGAAATAACACAAAGCTTTCCAGACCGCTATGTTGTCAAAACACTCGCGGTATTAACTCATCCAAAGCAGGGAGACCTTCACAATCCAAAAGAAACAGACGTACCCTTTTTTCATGAAAGAAAGGCATTGGCTTATAGAGAACAGGCTAACATTCCGATAAAAATGGTCAAAGCATATGATAAAGACATTCCCGACTACAACGATTCTTTAAAAACAGCCTTTACCGCTTTAAAAAGTGAGCTTTTAAGCGAGGAGACTGAATTTAACCAGAGAAGTCTTGAATGCCTTTCAGGAATAAAGAAAGAGTATGAACTAATGTACGTTATTATCTTATAG
- a CDS encoding hotdog fold thioesterase, whose product MNLENTLIEALDMKFIEIGEGKVTATMPVNEKTRQPFGYLHGGASVALAETVASVGAAALIDSETEICFGLEINANHIRSKRDGLVTAIANIVHKGKSTQVWEIRIQDEQEKLICLSRCTMAVVPKKSE is encoded by the coding sequence ATGAATCTTGAAAACACTTTAATAGAAGCGCTGGACATGAAATTTATAGAGATAGGGGAAGGGAAAGTGACTGCCACAATGCCTGTAAATGAAAAGACCCGGCAGCCATTCGGGTATTTGCATGGCGGTGCATCTGTTGCACTGGCAGAAACTGTTGCGAGTGTGGGGGCAGCAGCTCTTATCGACAGTGAAACGGAGATATGCTTTGGACTCGAAATTAATGCTAATCATATTCGTTCCAAACGGGACGGTCTGGTAACAGCCATCGCAAATATTGTACATAAAGGGAAAAGCACTCAGGTATGGGAGATACGGATTCAGGATGAGCAAGAAAAGCTTATCTGTTTATCCAGATGTACGATGGCTGTGGTGCCAAAAAAATCAGAATAA
- the yugI gene encoding S1 domain-containing post-transcriptional regulator GSP13: MTTQYEVGTVLKGKVAGIQPYGAFVALDEETQGLVHISEIKHGFVKDINDHLKVGDEVQVKVLSVDEESGKISLSIRATEEAPKAAEQAQAAKKPRRRQGQGSVTKTEEPTEGFNTLKDKLQEWIAKSEREDLINK, translated from the coding sequence ATGACGACACAGTATGAAGTAGGAACCGTATTAAAAGGGAAAGTTGCAGGCATTCAGCCATATGGCGCGTTTGTTGCACTTGATGAAGAAACACAAGGCTTAGTGCACATTTCTGAAATTAAACACGGATTTGTAAAAGATATCAATGATCATTTAAAAGTCGGCGATGAGGTACAAGTAAAGGTATTATCTGTGGACGAAGAGAGCGGAAAAATCAGTTTATCCATTCGTGCTACAGAAGAAGCTCCAAAAGCGGCTGAACAAGCGCAAGCAGCTAAAAAACCACGCCGCCGTCAAGGACAAGGCAGCGTAACAAAAACAGAGGAGCCTACTGAAGGCTTTAATACGTTAAAAGATAAGCTTCAAGAATGGATTGCAAAATCCGAACGTGAAGATCTTATTAATAAATAA
- a CDS encoding alpha/beta fold hydrolase has protein sequence MNESTYSGTLSINGIDLYYEEYKNSPEKEAIVLLHGFLSSTFSFRRLIPLITEKYNVIAVDLPPFGKSGKVTTFRYTYYNIGKTIIDLLQSLGYEEVFAAGHSMGGQIVLNMMAQRPDVIKKGILIGSSGYLPRANQTIILASYLPFFHHFLRTRLEKTGVKKNIENVLFDHSLIDLELLTGYEKPFLDPTIYKGMTKWLRDREGDLVEAALQTIETPCLLIWGEDDKVVPLEIGERLSKDIPNAELIVFKNTGHLVQEEKPVEVWEAIQSFME, from the coding sequence ATGAATGAATCGACTTATTCAGGAACACTTTCAATCAATGGTATTGATTTATATTACGAAGAATATAAGAATTCCCCGGAAAAAGAGGCCATCGTTCTGCTGCATGGTTTTCTTTCCTCCACCTTTAGTTTTCGAAGGCTGATTCCTTTAATAACTGAAAAATACAATGTCATCGCCGTGGATCTCCCTCCTTTTGGAAAAAGCGGAAAAGTAACTACATTCCGGTATACCTACTATAATATCGGGAAAACCATCATTGACTTGCTTCAATCACTGGGCTACGAGGAGGTTTTTGCTGCAGGGCACTCTATGGGAGGGCAAATTGTTTTAAATATGATGGCACAGCGCCCTGATGTTATAAAAAAAGGAATACTTATCGGCAGCTCAGGTTATTTGCCAAGGGCTAACCAAACAATCATCCTAGCAAGCTACCTTCCTTTTTTTCATCATTTTTTAAGAACCCGTCTGGAAAAAACAGGAGTTAAAAAGAATATAGAGAATGTGTTGTTTGACCATTCATTGATTGACCTGGAATTACTGACCGGCTATGAAAAGCCATTTTTAGACCCAACCATCTATAAAGGTATGACGAAATGGCTGCGTGACCGGGAGGGGGACCTTGTAGAAGCAGCACTTCAGACAATTGAAACACCCTGCCTATTGATTTGGGGAGAGGACGATAAAGTGGTTCCTTTAGAGATTGGAGAACGGCTGTCAAAAGATATTCCAAATGCCGAGCTGATTGTCTTTAAAAATACAGGCCACCTCGTGCAGGAGGAAAAGCCCGTTGAGGTTTGGGAAGCCATTCAGTCGTTTATGGAATAG
- a CDS encoding MFS transporter — protein sequence MSIEKRNLRIMVVCNFLVGASTTMIMPFLSLYIKSLGHFSDEYVQRWAGFIFGVTFLVAFLMSPIWGRFGDRFGFKPILIITGYGIAASIFFMGMMKHVEGLFFLRMCMGIVTGFIPTSMALISSQTPRETAGKTLATLQMGSVGGTLFGPIIGGTMADAFGFKYTFIITAIAITISTTGVLFGIIEKKKDRNASQAKNFTRKDVIKRIVDHRILLMVMIIALLIQLANFSVQPLLALYVTKLTNGGNVAFLSGLAFSATGFGNILLTRQWGKLGDKIGHEKVLMLLLVLACIFIVPQALASSLWELILFRFLFGMAIGGMNPSITAFIRLEAPLGMQGEVLGYNQSFRFLGNVSGPVLGGIVSGIIGISSVFYVTGSLFLIAFFVLWISVHHDRNHHHLHHGV from the coding sequence ATTAGTATAGAGAAAAGGAATTTGCGAATAATGGTTGTCTGCAATTTCCTGGTTGGAGCAAGTACGACAATGATTATGCCTTTTTTATCGTTGTACATTAAATCTCTCGGACATTTCAGTGACGAATATGTACAGCGCTGGGCAGGTTTCATTTTTGGTGTTACCTTTCTCGTTGCTTTCCTTATGTCTCCAATCTGGGGACGTTTTGGAGACCGTTTTGGGTTTAAACCGATTCTAATTATTACGGGTTATGGGATTGCAGCAAGTATTTTTTTTATGGGAATGATGAAGCATGTAGAAGGTTTATTCTTTCTAAGAATGTGCATGGGGATTGTAACAGGCTTCATTCCTACATCCATGGCATTGATCTCCTCGCAAACCCCGAGGGAAACTGCCGGCAAAACCCTTGCCACCCTGCAAATGGGCTCTGTTGGAGGCACGTTATTTGGACCCATTATCGGGGGTACCATGGCAGATGCATTTGGTTTTAAATATACCTTTATTATTACAGCCATTGCCATCACCATTTCTACAACAGGAGTCCTCTTTGGGATTATAGAAAAGAAAAAAGATCGCAATGCATCTCAGGCAAAGAATTTTACAAGAAAAGACGTTATTAAAAGGATTGTGGATCATCGTATCCTTCTCATGGTTATGATCATTGCCCTCCTTATTCAACTGGCGAATTTCAGCGTCCAGCCTTTATTGGCCCTCTATGTGACAAAGCTGACAAATGGAGGGAATGTCGCCTTTCTTTCAGGCCTTGCTTTTTCAGCAACGGGATTTGGCAACATCCTTCTGACCAGGCAGTGGGGCAAGCTTGGAGACAAGATCGGCCATGAAAAAGTACTGATGCTGCTCCTTGTTCTTGCTTGTATTTTTATTGTTCCTCAGGCTCTGGCCAGTTCATTATGGGAGCTTATTCTGTTCCGTTTCCTTTTTGGAATGGCTATAGGCGGAATGAACCCAAGCATAACCGCGTTCATCCGGCTCGAAGCGCCGCTTGGCATGCAAGGCGAAGTACTTGGCTATAATCAAAGCTTCCGGTTTCTTGGCAATGTCTCGGGTCCCGTTCTCGGCGGGATTGTCTCAGGAATAATCGGAATATCCTCTGTCTTTTACGTAACTGGTTCATTATTCCTCATTGCCTTTTTTGTCCTTTGGATTAGTGTGCATCATGACAGGAATCACCATCATTTACATCATGGGGTTTAA
- a CDS encoding DUF1871 family protein, with protein MNTIQETNIKLRQSLEKWDPLNYGEDAYETEIVDVIQTVHGWNGYTLGLAQKIQDIYEFSFEELIPLEECEAKAAELLIIVSQASCEL; from the coding sequence ATGAATACAATACAAGAAACAAATATAAAGCTTAGACAATCCTTGGAAAAGTGGGATCCTTTGAATTATGGCGAGGACGCATATGAAACGGAAATTGTGGATGTGATTCAGACTGTGCATGGCTGGAATGGCTACACTCTAGGACTGGCACAAAAAATCCAGGATATCTATGAATTTTCCTTTGAGGAATTGATTCCTCTTGAAGAATGTGAAGCAAAAGCAGCAGAATTACTGATCATTGTGTCACAGGCTTCTTGTGAACTATAA